From a region of the Candidatus Bathyarchaeota archaeon genome:
- a CDS encoding tetratricopeptide repeat protein, which yields MSVQKEDPIKLHKQGNILYETEKYEEATEKFLQSSELYEKKGNFFDASTMLFKAGECSFMLKNYKTAIERFNKSAEIAFQKGFDRFGVSALEYILDCYKALKKEKSKEAAELQKKIKEVKDKLASQLF from the coding sequence ATGAGTGTTCAAAAAGAAGATCCAATTAAGCTTCACAAGCAAGGCAACATTTTATACGAGACCGAGAAATACGAGGAAGCTACAGAAAAGTTCCTTCAATCTTCAGAACTTTACGAAAAGAAGGGCAATTTTTTCGACGCTTCAACCATGTTGTTCAAGGCTGGTGAATGCAGTTTCATGCTAAAGAACTATAAAACAGCTATTGAACGTTTCAACAAGTCTGCTGAAATTGCCTTTCAAAAAGGGTTCGACCGCTTCGGTGTCAGTGCCCTAGAATACATTCTAGACTGCTACAAAGCATTGAAAAAAGAGAAAAGCAAAGAAGCCGCGGAGTTGCAGAAGAAGATAAAGGAAGTCAAAGACAAACTTGCATCGCAACTATTCTAA